In the genome of Bacillus sp. S3, one region contains:
- a CDS encoding EAL domain-containing protein: MDHVHSLLTNELVSGNTSVKIQKIIFDIIFQHVQDMVFVMKVEKGPRFRYIFVNEAGMKKANLTVKSIGKTFQEVLPQEFSTSLQQKYEQLLKKREIILFDDQFSYDDGKTVYGETILTPIYNDKNTIQYIVAVTRDVTEWSIEKNKIVESEQRYRSIIDNNLDAIFTISPEGKILEANPAASVLTGCSESQMLHRSIYDVINDYDLVKFKTLLEKTCSGYALESLDCKIIHAKGHILMVHIKTVPIVIHGIINGLYVICKDLSEQSKNMEMIKFMAFHDQLTGLLNRRALLEHLNQHIYSKVKSVQEFALISIDLDRFKYLNDTLGHLAGDEILKKVAERLGQFQNETCYIYRVGGDEFNILLLSADRKEAGTFVKKVFSVFSQSFYLNSQEYFISTSIGISMFPNDGKDAEMLIKNADEALFRVKERGKAHFQFYRTEMNSFFSNVVTLETHLRKAIDKNELSLFYQPQIDLTTGEVKSFEALLRWNDREFGAISPSVFIPLAEETGLIIPIGNWVIENACGQLHVWNEKGYTDLQVAVNISPKQLQHPNLVPFIQSMIEKYQIKASSLGIEITEGTMSDMKETIPILTKVKELGVSISVDDFGTGYSSLSYLKQFPIDCLKIDQSFIRDILKNHKDAAITSTIIHLGKSLCLEVIAEGVETKKQVEFLSHAGCHKIQGFYYSKPIPIEEVEQKFLGQRKS; encoded by the coding sequence ATGGATCATGTACATAGTTTATTGACCAATGAATTAGTTTCTGGAAACACCAGTGTGAAAATACAGAAAATCATTTTTGATATCATTTTCCAACATGTGCAGGATATGGTTTTTGTGATGAAGGTTGAGAAGGGGCCAAGATTTCGTTATATATTTGTTAATGAAGCAGGGATGAAAAAAGCAAACCTTACTGTTAAATCAATTGGAAAAACGTTTCAAGAAGTTCTTCCACAGGAGTTTTCCACCTCCTTGCAGCAAAAATATGAACAATTATTAAAAAAAAGAGAAATCATTTTATTTGATGATCAATTTTCCTATGATGATGGAAAAACAGTTTATGGGGAAACCATCTTAACTCCAATTTATAATGATAAAAATACAATCCAATATATCGTTGCTGTAACGAGAGATGTAACAGAATGGTCAATTGAGAAAAATAAAATTGTCGAAAGTGAACAAAGGTATCGTTCCATTATCGATAATAATTTGGATGCTATTTTTACCATCAGCCCGGAAGGGAAAATTCTAGAAGCAAATCCAGCTGCATCTGTCTTAACAGGGTGTTCGGAAAGTCAGATGTTACATCGATCCATATATGATGTTATCAATGATTATGATTTAGTCAAATTTAAAACCCTATTAGAAAAAACTTGTTCAGGTTATGCACTTGAATCACTTGATTGTAAAATTATTCATGCAAAAGGTCATATCCTAATGGTACATATAAAAACAGTCCCGATTGTCATTCATGGAATCATAAACGGACTTTATGTCATATGTAAGGATTTATCAGAGCAGTCGAAGAATATGGAAATGATCAAGTTTATGGCTTTTCATGACCAATTGACGGGGCTGTTAAATAGAAGAGCATTGCTTGAACATTTAAATCAACATATTTATTCCAAAGTTAAAAGCGTGCAGGAGTTTGCGTTAATCTCAATTGATTTAGATCGGTTCAAATATTTAAATGACACGCTTGGGCATTTGGCAGGTGATGAAATATTAAAAAAAGTTGCCGAACGTTTAGGACAATTTCAAAATGAAACATGTTATATATATCGAGTAGGCGGGGATGAGTTCAATATCTTGCTTCTTTCGGCAGACAGAAAGGAAGCCGGCACCTTTGTTAAGAAGGTATTTTCAGTTTTCTCACAATCTTTTTATTTAAATTCACAGGAGTATTTTATATCTACGAGTATTGGGATCAGCATGTTTCCAAATGACGGGAAAGATGCCGAAATGCTGATTAAGAATGCGGATGAGGCCCTTTTTCGTGTGAAGGAAAGAGGAAAGGCGCATTTTCAATTCTACCGGACAGAAATGAATTCCTTTTTCTCCAATGTAGTAACGTTAGAAACGCATCTAAGGAAGGCTATTGACAAAAATGAACTTTCCTTATTTTATCAACCGCAAATTGACCTGACTACCGGTGAGGTCAAAAGTTTTGAGGCTCTGCTTCGCTGGAATGATAGAGAATTTGGTGCTATTTCACCTTCCGTCTTTATTCCGTTGGCTGAGGAGACAGGGTTAATTATCCCGATTGGAAATTGGGTAATTGAAAATGCCTGCGGTCAACTTCACGTATGGAATGAAAAAGGATATACCGATCTGCAGGTGGCGGTAAATATTTCACCAAAGCAGTTACAACATCCAAATCTTGTTCCATTTATTCAATCTATGATTGAAAAATATCAAATCAAGGCATCTTCCTTAGGAATTGAAATTACGGAAGGGACAATGAGTGATATGAAGGAAACGATTCCCATTCTAACGAAAGTGAAGGAATTGGGCGTATCAATATCTGTAGATGATTTTGGGACGGGGTATTCCTCATTAAGCTATCTAAAACAGTTTCCAATAGATTGTTTGAAAATTGATCAATCCTTTATCAGAGATATCCTGAAAAATCATAAGGATGCTGCGATTACGTCAACCATTATCCATCTAGGGAAAAGTCTATGTTTAGAAGTAATTGCCGAGGGTGTGGAAACTAAAAAGCAAGTGGAGTTTCTCTCTCATGCTGGCTGCCATAAAATCCAAGGATTCTACTACTCGAAACCAATCCCAATTGAAGAGGTTGAGCAAAAATTTTTAGGACAAAGGAAAAGCTAA
- a CDS encoding metallophosphoesterase translates to MAKDHTRRTFLKRTFGSFLAVLGLSSGGYIYAHRIEPSLLDIQKRQIKHRLIPKSFDGITMVQFSDTHLGFQYNLDQFKKLAAKINNLKPDIILFTGDLLDEPNKFTEMNKLMTILETLQAPLGKYCIFGNHDHGGYGSAIYRNIMETTNFTVLLNESAPIKLPDGSTIYLLGIDDAMLGAPDLPLALKDVPNNRFKLLLSHAPDLAETASQYPIQWQISGHSHGGQVKIPLIGALVTPPSLNYIRKDYISLEKKIH, encoded by the coding sequence ATGGCAAAAGATCACACAAGGAGAACTTTTCTGAAACGTACATTTGGTTCATTTCTTGCCGTTCTCGGGTTAAGTTCGGGGGGATATATTTATGCCCATCGAATTGAGCCCTCCCTACTCGATATTCAAAAGCGGCAAATTAAACACCGATTAATTCCAAAAAGCTTCGACGGAATAACAATGGTTCAATTTAGTGATACCCATCTTGGTTTTCAATACAATCTTGACCAATTCAAAAAACTAGCTGCTAAAATAAATAATCTCAAACCTGACATTATTTTATTTACTGGAGATTTGCTGGACGAGCCGAATAAATTTACTGAAATGAATAAATTAATGACCATTTTAGAAACATTACAAGCTCCACTTGGTAAATACTGCATTTTTGGAAACCATGACCATGGCGGCTATGGGTCTGCCATTTATCGTAATATTATGGAGACAACTAATTTTACTGTCCTCTTGAATGAATCTGCACCGATTAAATTGCCGGATGGCAGCACCATTTATCTGCTGGGAATTGATGATGCGATGTTAGGAGCCCCAGATTTGCCATTGGCCTTAAAAGATGTACCGAATAACCGCTTTAAACTATTATTATCCCATGCCCCTGACCTTGCTGAGACAGCTTCGCAATATCCTATCCAGTGGCAAATCAGCGGTCACAGCCACGGTGGACAGGTTAAAATCCCATTGATTGGGGCGTTAGTTACCCCCCCTTCGCTCAACTATATCCGGAAGGACTATATCAGCTTGGAGAAGAAAATCCATTAA
- a CDS encoding C39 family peptidase, with protein sequence MKRIFIFASILLMIGCSHFQANTNKRSAPVKAPVQTKSQAPSPNGKNNKSYTTKDLNNQLMIPERIENIENTVKPTPIKESIMLDVIQINQNPELRYGCEVTSLTMVLQYAGVKTTKMDLYQAIQKDPDPLIKSAAGDILHWGNPADGFVGDMTGKQAGYAVFDQPMINLINQKLPGRAVNLTNQPFEKVLEHVSAGYPVVVWTTGDYRLPDRWEGWYHGKQYIKTPLDLHAVVLVGYDANFVYLNDPLSGKKQAKVGKERFISSWKALQSRAVSYR encoded by the coding sequence TTGAAGAGGATTTTTATTTTTGCCTCAATCTTGCTAATGATTGGATGCAGTCACTTTCAAGCCAATACAAATAAAAGATCAGCACCTGTAAAGGCACCTGTACAAACAAAATCTCAAGCGCCATCCCCGAACGGGAAAAATAATAAATCCTATACGACAAAAGATCTTAATAACCAATTGATGATTCCTGAAAGGATAGAAAATATTGAAAACACCGTTAAGCCAACTCCAATAAAGGAATCAATCATGCTTGATGTCATTCAAATTAATCAAAATCCGGAGCTCCGGTATGGGTGCGAAGTGACCAGTCTAACAATGGTCCTCCAATATGCAGGCGTTAAAACAACTAAAATGGACCTGTACCAAGCTATTCAAAAAGATCCAGATCCGCTAATTAAATCAGCGGCAGGGGATATCTTACATTGGGGGAATCCGGCCGATGGATTCGTTGGGGATATGACTGGCAAACAGGCGGGATATGCGGTTTTTGATCAACCGATGATCAATTTAATAAACCAAAAACTGCCTGGGAGAGCAGTGAATTTAACTAACCAACCTTTTGAAAAGGTTCTGGAACATGTTTCTGCCGGCTATCCTGTAGTTGTTTGGACAACAGGGGATTACCGTCTCCCTGATCGCTGGGAAGGCTGGTATCACGGCAAGCAATATATAAAAACACCACTTGATTTACATGCTGTCGTCTTGGTCGGTTATGATGCCAATTTTGTCTATCTAAACGATCCCCTGTCAGGAAAGAAACAAGCGAAAGTTGGTAAAGAACGATTTATTTCTTCATGGAAAGCGCTGCAAAGCCGTGCGGTAAGTTATAGATAA
- a CDS encoding EAL-associated domain-containing protein has protein sequence MDALEILSDLENCIPYFQPIFSADEQCVIAYEVLGRYQSEGGIISLGPFFQDDQIPDEYKFEVDLLIVKKALEKALQLDENISVFLNRNAELLMYGHGEPFLQELIAFEKRGLSLNRIVLEISDRNYHGDLDQFDHLLQYYRTYGIKIAISSIGSESHYFERIGQLEPDIIKINLQALKSTATGINFNDVLFALSLLARKIGATLLFENIEMSYQLQFAWKNGGHFYQGFYLHPPEAEFIKHDILKYRLKEKFHDFISYEKRKLEAVFTTAEFFQATVQEIVVKNRKSGYENLFQALVKEMDGIAFRMYVCDEDGFQKSENIFKGTNGWSTQPEYLNKNWSWRPYFLENIIKMRHEQKGRLSDLYCDIETGETIRTFSFPVNENDYLFIDISYQYLFEHDELL, from the coding sequence ATGGATGCATTGGAAATTCTATCGGATCTTGAAAATTGTATACCGTATTTTCAACCGATTTTTAGTGCCGATGAGCAATGTGTCATCGCTTATGAGGTATTGGGGCGTTATCAATCAGAGGGTGGAATAATAAGCTTAGGCCCTTTCTTTCAGGATGATCAGATCCCTGATGAATATAAGTTTGAAGTGGATTTACTAATAGTGAAAAAGGCACTCGAAAAGGCACTTCAGCTTGATGAAAATATAAGTGTCTTTTTGAATCGAAATGCGGAATTATTAATGTATGGCCATGGTGAACCTTTTTTACAGGAGCTTATAGCATTTGAAAAGAGGGGATTAAGTTTAAACCGCATTGTTCTGGAAATTTCTGATCGGAATTACCATGGTGATTTGGATCAATTTGATCATCTCCTGCAATATTACCGGACATATGGGATTAAAATTGCTATATCTAGTATTGGGAGCGAAAGTCATTACTTTGAACGAATCGGCCAGCTTGAACCTGATATAATAAAAATCAATCTTCAGGCATTAAAATCTACTGCAACAGGTATAAATTTTAATGATGTCTTATTTGCGTTGTCACTCTTGGCAAGAAAAATTGGTGCAACCCTATTGTTTGAAAACATTGAAATGAGTTACCAGCTGCAATTTGCCTGGAAAAATGGCGGTCACTTTTATCAGGGGTTTTATTTACATCCGCCTGAAGCTGAATTTATAAAACATGATATATTAAAATATCGCTTAAAAGAAAAATTTCATGATTTTATTTCATACGAAAAACGAAAATTAGAGGCAGTCTTTACGACAGCAGAATTTTTTCAAGCGACGGTTCAGGAAATTGTTGTGAAAAACAGGAAGTCAGGTTACGAGAACCTGTTCCAAGCACTCGTAAAGGAAATGGATGGTATTGCTTTCCGCATGTACGTTTGTGACGAGGATGGTTTTCAAAAGTCGGAAAATATTTTCAAAGGTACCAATGGCTGGAGTACACAGCCTGAATATTTAAATAAAAATTGGAGTTGGCGCCCGTATTTTTTAGAAAATATCATAAAGATGCGTCATGAACAAAAAGGAAGGTTATCTGATTTGTATTGTGACATTGAAACAGGTGAGACCATTCGGACGTTTTCTTTTCCTGTTAACGAAAATGATTATTTGTTTATCGATATATCCTACCAATATTTATTTGAGCATGACGAATTACTGTAA
- a CDS encoding YkuJ family protein: protein MSQLQGILTRLKNLQEQSTSGEPAQRYFEVNGERKCQVTFHPKTETFELEIYNEKEKPKRYQFDNIDMITIEIFDLIQ from the coding sequence ATGTCACAGCTGCAAGGTATATTAACAAGATTAAAAAACCTTCAGGAACAATCTACTAGTGGTGAGCCGGCGCAACGCTATTTCGAGGTAAATGGCGAAAGAAAGTGTCAGGTAACATTTCATCCAAAAACGGAAACGTTTGAATTAGAAATATATAACGAAAAGGAAAAGCCGAAGCGTTATCAATTTGATAATATTGATATGATTACCATTGAAATATTTGATTTGATTCAATAG
- the cbpB gene encoding cyclic-di-AMP-binding protein CbpB has protein sequence MISLPSGEFLELTIKELMIPSERVAHVQLGNNLEHALLVLTKSGYTAIPVLDPHYKLHGLISTPIIMDSILGLERIEFEQLENKRVEEVMKSLIPRVVISESLIVCLDVLVNHPFLCVENEDGFFEGILPRSTVLNQLNKIVKRFKK, from the coding sequence ATGATCAGTCTTCCCAGTGGAGAATTTTTAGAGTTAACAATAAAAGAATTAATGATTCCTTCAGAGCGGGTTGCTCATGTGCAGCTTGGAAATAATCTCGAACATGCATTGTTGGTCCTTACGAAAAGCGGATATACTGCCATTCCTGTATTGGATCCGCATTACAAACTGCATGGGTTAATAAGCACGCCCATTATTATGGATTCGATACTTGGGCTTGAACGGATTGAATTTGAACAGCTTGAAAATAAACGGGTGGAAGAGGTCATGAAAAGCTTGATTCCACGAGTGGTTATTTCTGAGTCGCTGATTGTGTGCCTGGATGTGCTTGTCAATCATCCGTTTCTATGCGTTGAAAATGAAGATGGCTTTTTTGAAGGGATATTACCCAGAAGCACGGTTTTAAATCAATTAAATAAAATTGTAAAAAGATTTAAAAAGTAG
- a CDS encoding MDR family MFS transporter: protein MDTDVGKSAVNRTKKPLVLAAVMLAMFMGAIEATIVSTAMPAIVADLGGFTHYSWVFSAYLLMNSVTVLIYGKLSDLFGRKPILTIGIIIFLIGSVLCGFAGSMKTLIIYRLIQGFGAGAVTPIATTIVGDIYSKEERAKIQGYLSSVWGISAITGPAVGGLLVQYASWHYVFWINIPLGILSLVGLWLFLHENVEKKKHEIDYLGAILLTITISTLMFVLIDGSRLGAWQMVSLMVLSGLALLAFIFQEGRASEPVMPFSIWKERSIFIANITSLTTGVMLIGISSFLPAFVQGVMEQTPIVAGFTLTTMSIGWPIASALSGRMLITIGYRKTSIIGGAFLLIGSIAFVTMSASSGPIWAAAGSFFVGVGMGLTSTAFIVSIQSTVAWQQRGIATAANMFMRNLGSTIGVALLGGILNNRMVHYFRQNDKTLTVDDTNILLKASERDKLTDSVKNILQEGLAFSLHTVYYVVLTFALISLLLILFIPKKRKGAV, encoded by the coding sequence ATGGATACAGATGTTGGAAAATCTGCTGTAAACAGGACAAAAAAACCGCTTGTGCTGGCCGCAGTGATGCTGGCCATGTTTATGGGAGCAATTGAAGCAACGATTGTATCAACTGCGATGCCGGCAATTGTTGCAGATTTGGGAGGATTTACACATTATAGCTGGGTGTTCTCTGCATATCTTTTAATGAATTCTGTCACCGTCTTGATATATGGAAAACTTTCAGATTTATTTGGCCGAAAGCCTATACTTACCATTGGAATTATTATTTTTCTAATCGGTTCGGTCCTTTGCGGCTTTGCTGGATCAATGAAGACATTGATCATTTATCGATTAATCCAAGGGTTCGGAGCGGGGGCTGTCACACCTATTGCGACAACTATTGTGGGTGATATTTACTCGAAAGAAGAAAGAGCGAAAATACAAGGGTACCTTTCAAGTGTATGGGGGATTTCGGCTATTACTGGACCAGCAGTCGGCGGTTTACTTGTCCAATATGCCAGCTGGCATTATGTCTTTTGGATAAACATCCCCCTTGGGATTCTCTCATTAGTTGGATTATGGCTTTTCTTACATGAAAATGTTGAAAAGAAAAAACATGAAATAGATTACCTGGGGGCCATTCTTTTAACGATCACGATTTCGACACTTATGTTTGTCCTTATCGATGGAAGCAGGTTGGGGGCTTGGCAGATGGTTAGTTTGATGGTTTTGTCGGGACTTGCTTTGTTGGCCTTTATTTTTCAAGAAGGGCGTGCATCTGAACCAGTTATGCCATTTTCAATTTGGAAAGAACGCTCCATTTTTATCGCTAATATTACATCACTGACAACTGGCGTTATGTTAATCGGCATTTCGAGCTTTTTACCGGCTTTTGTACAGGGTGTAATGGAACAAACTCCAATTGTCGCCGGGTTTACACTTACTACGATGTCAATCGGCTGGCCAATCGCATCCGCACTTTCGGGACGGATGCTGATCACAATCGGGTACCGGAAAACCTCAATCATTGGAGGGGCATTCTTACTGATTGGGAGTATTGCTTTCGTTACGATGTCGGCTTCTTCGGGTCCGATATGGGCAGCTGCGGGCTCCTTTTTCGTTGGTGTGGGCATGGGGCTGACATCTACTGCATTTATCGTCTCGATTCAAAGCACTGTTGCTTGGCAGCAGAGGGGAATAGCTACAGCAGCGAATATGTTTATGCGGAATTTGGGCAGTACAATTGGTGTTGCTTTATTAGGAGGAATCCTTAATAACCGTATGGTCCATTATTTTAGGCAAAATGATAAGACATTAACAGTCGATGACACTAATATTCTCTTAAAAGCAAGTGAACGGGACAAACTGACGGATTCAGTCAAGAATATTTTACAGGAGGGACTGGCATTTTCCTTACACACAGTTTATTATGTTGTTCTCACCTTTGCTTTAATAAGTTTGCTATTGATATTATTTATACCTAAAAAGAGAAAGGGCGCTGTGTAA
- a CDS encoding LysR family transcriptional regulator has translation MSSLSEFQLLSVLAQEMNMRKASERLFVSQPALSQRLQTIEKEWGTKLFIRSQKGLALTPAGEHVIDFVNDVLNKQEKVRETIYSLQAGISGTLKIAVASIVGQNWLPQVLKKFIDRYPQAKISLITGWSSEILKCLYEDQVHIGIIRGTPDWKGIKVHLFNDPLYLVDREITRPEQVIATDRPFIQFKSDSNYYQEIQDWWMRNFKTSPKRTVVVDQIETCKQMAFNGIGYAILPAITLRKAENDIFKIPLVNENNEPLKRDTWLLGYESSFQLKQVSAFVELIKEHIAESSED, from the coding sequence TTGTCCTCATTATCAGAATTCCAATTATTATCTGTTTTGGCACAGGAAATGAATATGCGTAAAGCATCGGAAAGATTGTTTGTTTCGCAGCCAGCTCTTTCCCAGCGGCTGCAAACAATCGAAAAAGAGTGGGGAACAAAACTGTTTATTCGTTCACAAAAAGGGCTTGCACTTACCCCGGCCGGGGAGCATGTCATCGATTTCGTCAATGATGTCCTGAATAAACAAGAAAAGGTCCGCGAAACGATCTATTCTCTCCAAGCAGGAATTTCCGGAACATTAAAAATTGCTGTAGCATCTATTGTGGGACAAAATTGGCTTCCGCAAGTATTGAAAAAATTTATTGATAGGTATCCGCAAGCCAAGATTTCATTAATTACAGGATGGAGCAGCGAAATTCTTAAATGCTTATATGAAGATCAGGTACATATAGGGATTATCCGTGGAACTCCGGATTGGAAAGGGATAAAGGTCCATCTCTTTAACGATCCGCTTTATTTGGTTGATCGGGAAATTACCCGGCCTGAACAAGTAATCGCAACTGACCGTCCGTTTATTCAATTTAAAAGTGATTCAAATTATTATCAGGAGATTCAAGATTGGTGGATGCGAAACTTTAAAACGTCTCCAAAGAGGACAGTTGTAGTAGACCAAATTGAAACATGTAAGCAAATGGCTTTTAATGGAATTGGCTATGCCATTTTGCCGGCAATTACATTGAGAAAGGCTGAAAACGATATTTTCAAAATACCGCTTGTAAATGAGAATAACGAGCCCTTAAAACGTGATACATGGCTGTTAGGGTATGAGTCATCCTTCCAATTAAAGCAAGTTTCCGCATTCGTCGAGTTAATCAAGGAGCACATCGCTGAATCTTCTGAAGATTAG
- the dapD gene encoding 2,3,4,5-tetrahydropyridine-2,6-dicarboxylate N-acetyltransferase: MKMMDANEIIAFIQNSKKATPVKVYLKGELEGIEFGSETKAFINGSTGVVFGEWAEINAVIEENKSKIEDFVVETDRRNSAIPLLDTKYINARIEPGVTIRDQVEIGDNAVIMMGAVINIGAVIGEKSMIDMGAVLGGRATVGKNCHIGAGTVLAGVIEPPSAKPVIIEDDVLIGANAVVLEGVTVGTGSVVAAGAVVTQDVAPYTVVAGMPARKIKDIDEKTKSKTEIMQELRQL, translated from the coding sequence ATGAAAATGATGGATGCGAATGAAATTATCGCTTTTATTCAAAATAGTAAAAAAGCAACACCTGTTAAGGTTTATTTGAAAGGTGAATTAGAAGGAATTGAATTTGGAAGCGAAACAAAAGCTTTTATCAATGGCAGTACTGGTGTTGTTTTTGGAGAATGGGCTGAAATTAATGCTGTGATAGAAGAAAATAAGTCGAAAATTGAAGATTTTGTGGTGGAAACTGACCGCCGCAATTCAGCTATTCCATTGTTAGATACAAAATATATTAATGCTCGTATTGAGCCTGGTGTTACAATCCGAGACCAGGTTGAAATTGGTGATAATGCCGTTATTATGATGGGGGCTGTTATCAATATCGGAGCGGTTATTGGCGAAAAATCGATGATTGATATGGGAGCTGTCCTCGGCGGCAGAGCTACTGTTGGTAAGAACTGTCATATTGGAGCCGGGACTGTTTTAGCAGGTGTCATTGAGCCGCCATCTGCGAAGCCTGTTATTATCGAAGATGATGTTTTAATTGGTGCCAATGCTGTTGTTCTTGAAGGTGTAACAGTGGGTACAGGTTCTGTCGTTGCTGCCGGAGCGGTTGTCACTCAAGATGTAGCTCCATACACAGTAGTGGCAGGGATGCCAGCAAGAAAAATTAAAGACATTGACGAAAAAACGAAATCAAAAACAGAAATCATGCAAGAGCTTCGTCAACTGTAG
- a CDS encoding N-acetyldiaminopimelate deacetylase: MDSLIKIRRDLHQIPELGFQEYKTQAYLLSYIQSLPEERVSIKEWRTGLFVKVHGLNPDKIIGYRTDIDGLPISEETGLSFSSSHGTNMHACGHDFHMTIALGVLTHFVENPISDDLLFVFQPAEEGPGGAEPMLASEEMREWMPDMIFALHIAPEYPVGTIALKEGLLFANTSELFIDLRGKGGHAAYPHQTNDMVIAACTLVNQLQTIVSRNVNPLDSAVITIGKITGGTVQNIIAETARLEGTIRTLSPESMKKVKHRIEAVVKGIETGFECEAVIDYGSMYHQVYNTESITREFIHFLQQKPDITVIECTEAMTGEDFGYMLKEIPGFMFWLGVDSPFGLHHAKLNPNEAAIDVAVRLMTSYLTYKGNR, encoded by the coding sequence ATGGATTCCTTAATCAAAATCCGTAGAGATCTGCATCAAATTCCGGAACTCGGTTTTCAAGAATATAAAACGCAGGCCTATTTATTGTCATACATACAGTCATTGCCAGAGGAGCGAGTTTCAATAAAAGAATGGCGGACAGGCTTATTTGTAAAAGTTCATGGGCTCAACCCCGATAAAATAATTGGATATCGAACAGATATTGATGGTCTCCCTATTAGTGAAGAAACCGGTTTATCCTTTTCTTCATCCCATGGGACCAATATGCATGCCTGTGGTCATGATTTTCATATGACAATTGCCCTTGGGGTCCTGACACATTTTGTCGAAAATCCCATAAGTGATGACCTCTTGTTTGTTTTTCAACCTGCTGAGGAAGGGCCAGGTGGAGCGGAGCCCATGCTGGCTTCGGAGGAAATGCGGGAATGGATGCCCGATATGATTTTTGCGCTCCATATAGCACCGGAGTATCCTGTTGGAACCATCGCCTTAAAAGAAGGATTATTATTTGCGAATACGTCAGAATTGTTTATCGATCTTAGGGGGAAGGGGGGACATGCTGCATACCCACACCAAACAAATGATATGGTAATCGCAGCATGTACGCTCGTCAATCAGTTGCAAACCATTGTATCAAGGAATGTAAACCCATTGGATAGTGCCGTCATTACTATTGGCAAAATAACTGGTGGAACGGTACAAAATATTATTGCCGAAACAGCTAGGCTTGAAGGAACGATTCGTACCTTATCACCAGAATCGATGAAAAAGGTTAAGCATCGTATTGAAGCGGTAGTAAAAGGAATTGAAACGGGCTTTGAATGTGAAGCCGTTATTGACTATGGTTCAATGTACCATCAGGTTTATAACACGGAATCGATCACAAGAGAATTTATTCACTTTTTGCAGCAGAAACCAGATATAACAGTTATCGAATGTACAGAAGCGATGACGGGCGAGGATTTTGGTTATATGCTAAAAGAAATACCTGGGTTCATGTTCTGGCTTGGGGTTGATTCCCCGTTTGGGCTGCATCATGCTAAATTAAACCCAAATGAAGCTGCGATTGATGTTGCTGTAAGGCTCATGACAAGCTATCTAACGTATAAAGGGAATAGGTAA
- a CDS encoding peroxiredoxin has translation MPERMVGKQAPRFEMDAVMPNKEFKKVSLEENMKNDKWTVLFFYPMDFTFVCPTEITAMSDRFEEFDDLDAVVIGASTDTIHTHLAWIKTDRKENGLGDLNYPLAADTNHVVARDYGVLIEEEGIALRGLFIISPEGELMYSVVNHNNIGRDVDETLRVLQALQTGGLCPANWKPGQATLNV, from the coding sequence ATGCCAGAACGTATGGTAGGCAAACAAGCTCCACGCTTTGAAATGGACGCTGTAATGCCAAACAAAGAATTTAAAAAAGTCAGTCTTGAAGAAAACATGAAAAATGATAAATGGACGGTATTGTTCTTCTATCCAATGGATTTTACATTTGTATGTCCAACTGAAATCACTGCAATGTCAGATCGTTTTGAAGAGTTTGATGATCTAGATGCAGTTGTTATTGGAGCATCAACTGACACAATCCATACACATCTAGCATGGATTAAAACAGACCGTAAAGAAAACGGCCTTGGTGATTTAAACTATCCACTTGCAGCAGATACAAACCATGTTGTTGCACGGGACTACGGAGTATTAATTGAAGAAGAAGGTATCGCTCTACGCGGTTTATTTATCATCAGCCCAGAAGGAGAATTAATGTATTCTGTTGTAAATCACAACAATATCGGCCGTGACGTTGATGAAACCCTGCGTGTGCTTCAAGCATTGCAAACTGGTGGCCTTTGCCCGGCGAACTGGAAGCCTGGACAAGCTACGTTAAACGTATAA